The Sebastes umbrosus isolate fSebUmb1 chromosome 1, fSebUmb1.pri, whole genome shotgun sequence genome includes the window TTCTGGATCCCCATCCCTCTGGACACCAACAACATCACATCCCTGAGCCCGTACCTGGTTCCCCAGGATCACCTAGGGAGCCCAGGTATCTTTTATGCCATGTCAGCATTTATGTTATTCCTCTTTGTGACCGGTACAGCCATCAATACCATCACCATCGCATGCACTGTTCAATATAAGAAGCTCCGGTCTCATCTGAACTACATCCTGGTGAACTTGGCCGTGTCGAACCTCCTCGTTGCCTCCGTGGGCTCCTTCACCTGCTTCTACTGCTTCGCCTTCAGATACATGATCCTGGGTCCACTGGGGTGCAAGATTGAAGGATTTACAGCAACTCTTGGTGGTAAGGGGTTTTACGAATTACATTAATTCTTCTAAGGTAAAAGCTGAGCCCAcccatctttttttattaaatcaactttcttaaATGAATATTACTCGTGAGttttgtcaacataaataaagtgatgacgtcttgacggATTCGCCATGCGAATGCAGAGACACAATATGATATTTGTTTGTAACGACTTAAATATTTACTATAATTATAAgatattttgttattgtggttaaataaatgtaatttgtgggagttgttagattgctgctagaccgccccccTTTATCTGTGTCAAGCAGGAGAGCCAAcaggtttttgaccgcagtgaaaatgttgtttttgaaaggctaaacgccaacaaatatggatgaAAGCAGAATATGTTGTTGCATTTTGCCACTTAGTAgccaatatatatacatttttaaattatttaatatacAGACTGTTGtgtaaattatccagtaagtgtgttattatgattttagttatacataagcaaatctaattttgacaacctcagagcagacaaatcctggtaTCAACTTTTAGCCTCTTTAGAAGATAAGCAATATTAGTTGCAGCTCGGTGAGGCGACTGTAATCAGTCTTTTATTCTCTTCTGTCTTGTTCCAGGTATGGTGAGCCTGTGGTCTCTCGCTGTGGTAGCGTTTGAGAGATGGCTTGTCATCTGCAAGCCACTCGGGAAGTTCACCTTCCAGTCTCATCATGCTATCGCTTGCTGCGCGATGACTTGGGTCTTTGCTTTGATGGCTGCAGTTCCTCCTCTGGTTGGATGGAGTAGGTCAGTATATAAACGCACAGCAGTCTAGTTTTTAATGCAATGGAGACGAGACCCTCTGCAACGGACTTTATTTACACTATAATCTTGAAGTACAAATCTTTCCCTGCCCCTAATTCCAAATATACAGGCCCACATCCACCACACTACAGTACATTCATGTAGAGTGATTGATTGTGTGTCTCTCCAGGTACATCCCAGAGGGCATGCAGTGCTCCTGTGGACCGGACTGGTACACGACCAACAACAAGTTTAACAACGAGTCCTATGTGATGTTcctcttctgcttctgctttgCTGTCCCGTTCGCCACCATTGTTTTCTGCTACTCGCAGCTGCTTTTCATGCTGAAAGCGGTAAGCAACGTGTCTCTGTTGGGTTTGGGTTGATAGCATGTACATCGTCCATCAAACCAACCACTTTTATGTACTTCTCCGTCAACAGGCAGCGAAGGTCCAAGCAGAGTCTGAGTCCACCCAGAAGGCAGAGCGGGAGGTGACCAGGATGGTGGTCGTCATGGTGCTGGGCTTCCTGGTGTGCTGGATGCCGTACGCCTCCTTTGCTCTCTGGGTCGTCAACAATCGTGGGAGTCCGTTTGACCTGAGACTGTCGACCATACCCTCCTGTCTGTCTAAAGCCTCCACAGTATACAACCCTGTAATCTACATCCTCCTCAATAAACAGGTCAGTAATTTACTCTGATGTAAGAGATATTTGCGGGCAGGAAGGTAACGTTGTATTCACtcaatttaaaggtgcagttgtgtaggatctggtggcatctagtggtgaggtgacagattgcaaccaactgaaaattctcccgtgtgccaagccaggctgttctcattcccagtgcGTCAAAAACCTCTTTTGTCATGGCCGTCTGCGTTAGATACCAATGCACATGGCACTCTTTAGTGtcagtatgagacgcaccaggctttccattaactacaatgtaaacccatccgcgtcaatattaaacacGCAGGGAAAGTGCTatagtgacgtagtttaaagagcgaaagagacacacttgagaaagatgggtccaacaaacagtgtcattttcacttttcaaacgtagtgtgaacagtgaaaatgacactgtgtttgttggcttaaaagcccaaccaagtttgttttttcctaaacataacgaagtggttttgttgccctaacctaagcaagtgtttttgttaattCCCAACATtcccaacattaagcatgtgttcactgcgactgaaaagtgatgccgagggatctgacaaagtgtcagtatgtgatgagttgggatgagaacgtgttggtcaAACATGTGGGAGAACTACGGTAGTCGACGCAAAAACGTTGTACGACTGCTGTAGAAaaatggcggccggctccgtgaagaggacccgctccgtatgtagatattaacggctaatttttaagaaacaaaaacacgattgttattttcaggtgattatacactaatgaaaacatacctattaatattatattccatttctaccaatagatacCCCTAAATGCTAGTGTCAAAT containing:
- the LOC119489090 gene encoding blue-sensitive opsin-like; protein product: MRGIRTTELPEDFWIPIPLDTNNITSLSPYLVPQDHLGSPGIFYAMSAFMLFLFVTGTAINTITIACTVQYKKLRSHLNYILVNLAVSNLLVASVGSFTCFYCFAFRYMILGPLGCKIEGFTATLGGMVSLWSLAVVAFERWLVICKPLGKFTFQSHHAIACCAMTWVFALMAAVPPLVGWSRYIPEGMQCSCGPDWYTTNNKFNNESYVMFLFCFCFAVPFATIVFCYSQLLFMLKAAAKVQAESESTQKAEREVTRMVVVMVLGFLVCWMPYASFALWVVNNRGSPFDLRLSTIPSCLSKASTVYNPVIYILLNKQFRSCIKKMLGMSDSDDEESSTSQSVTEVSKVGSS